From a single Nakaseomyces glabratus chromosome H, complete sequence genomic region:
- a CDS encoding PX domain-containing protein (CAGL0H08712g~Has domain(s) with predicted phosphatidylinositol binding activity and role in cell communication) → MAIFVLQKEDTSPTLTKKRSIRDRQRQLNISPPMKHDNSVASWNTLHRSASLNYKFYNVKQTYNPTETSSDITHLDPNELRDSNGTPLIDHYLHVTKGSLVQKISDMGDGMWYVKPINELVCGLVPASYLEEEKQLNCTLSAKPHAAKWNTSLIDLTPPTSPSTIVSKTFSKASYSRKTSLSIESPRSKQDSFLAVKLITKCEVESIELKDNRLEYTVRIQDSEGNTKVKHIYYSAFYKLHTKLMAGLKENMSLPNIPAPSSNYAQEKVDESTKLDRLQMFNTYLTYLIDVIYDIKSPLHLQDTFTNWVNDIEPSSANQQIKIKILFQGDYYALKCTKSEIDNLDKLHALLRSKIRALKDRTSLKMTAKLEGWYIVELTDEIMYRMILAKLNDIRRLAIDVSLVD, encoded by the coding sequence ATGGCAATATTCGTTTTGCAGAAAGAGGATACCAGTCCCACTTTAACCAAGAAAAGGTCTATCAGGGACAGACAAAGGCAGCTGAACATCTCACCTCCTATGAAACATGACAACTCTGTAGCGTCTTGGAACACTCTGCACAGGAGTGCCTCTCTGAACTACAAGTTCTACAATGTCAAGCAGACGTACAACCCAACCGAGACATCTTCTGATATTACCCATTTGGATCCCAATGAACTCCGAGACTCTAATGGTACACCACTGATCGACCATTATTTGCATGTCACAAAGGGTTCGTTGGTTCAGAAGATTAGCGATATGGGCGATGGCATGTGGTATGTGAAACCCATAAATGAACTGGTATGCGGATTAGTCCCAGCTTCTTACCTTGAGGAAGAAAAACAGCTGAACTGTACCTTATCGGCAAAACCCCATGCTGCAAAATGGAACACATCTCTTATCGACTTGACACCCCCAACTTCGCCATCAACAATTGTATCAAAAACCTTTAGCAAGGCGTCTTACTCTAGGAAAACCTCACTGAGTATAGAGAGTCCGAGGTCCAAACAGGATAGTTTCCTTGCAGTTAAACTCATAACCAAATGTGAAGTGGAATCAATTGAACTCAAGGATAATAGGCTAGAATATACTGTGAGGATTCAAGACTCCGAAGGTAACACAAAGGTGAAGCATATCTATTACAGTGCATTTTATAAGCTGCACACAAAGCTCATGGCTGGATTGAAGGAAAACATGTCTCTTCCAAACATTCCTGCGCCATCATCTAATTATGCACAAGAAAAGGTCGACGAATCGACTAAACTTGACAGACTCCAAATGTTCAACACTTACTTGACGTATCTGATTGATGTCATCTATGACATAAAGTCTCCACTACATCTACAGGACACGTTCACTAACTGGGTCAACGACATAGAACCTTCAAGTGCCAACCAACAAATTAAGATTAAGATACTATTCCAAGGAGATTACTACGCTCTTAAATGTACCAAGAGTGAAATTGATAATCTGGATAAGTTGCACGCCTTGCTCAGATCAAAAATCAGAGCATTGAAGGACAGAACATCACTAAAAATGACGGCTAAACTTGAAGGTTGGTACATTGTAGAGTTGACTGACGAGATAATGTATCGTATGATTCTTGCAAAGTTGAACGATATTAGGCGGCTAGCAATAGATGTATCGTTAGTTGACTAA
- the RPL43A gene encoding 60S ribosomal protein eL43 (CAGL0H08734g~Ortholog(s) have cytosolic large ribosomal subunit localization), translated as MAKRTKKVGITGKYGVRYGSSLRRQVKKLEVQQHARYDCSFCGKKTVRRGAAGIWSCHSCKKTVAGGAYTVSTAAAATVRSTIRRLRDMVEA; from the exons at GGCTAAGAGAACAAAGAAGGTTGGTATCACTGGTAAGTACGGTGTCCGTTACGGTTCTTCTTTGAGAAGACAAGTCAAGAAGTTGGAAGTCCAACAACACGCTAGATACGACTGTTCCTTCTGTGGTAAGAAGACCGTCAGAAGAGGTGCTGCTGGTATCTGGTCTTGTCACTCCTGTAAGAAGACCGTCGCTGGTGGTGCTTACACTGTCTCCACTGCCGCCGCTGCCACTGTCAGATCTACCATCAGAAGATTGAGAGATATGGTTGAAGCTTAA
- a CDS encoding uncharacterized protein (CAGL0H08756g~Protein of unknown function), with product MRGKAISEDQRVCTGVSERMYALNKSRGPLLPTSHKHKHKHKYKYKHNSCENLRRGTDFGSTLRAAFRLWGLRRAISAESSD from the coding sequence ATGAGAGGAAAAGCAATCTCCGAAGATCAGCGGGTGTGTACAGGTGTATCTGAGAGGATGTACGCGCTGAATAAAAGCAGGGGCCCACTACTGCCCACTAGTCACAAGCACAAGCACAAGcacaaatacaaatacaagCACAATAGCTGTGAGAATCTGCGCAGAGGGACCGATTTCGGCAGTACTCTCCGCGCTGCGTTCAGACTTTGGGGATTGAGGAGAGCCATTTCCGCAGAGAGCTCTGATTGA
- the PUF2 gene encoding Puf2p (CAGL0H08778g~Ortholog(s) have mRNA binding activity, role in nuclear-transcribed mRNA catabolic process, deadenylation-dependent decay and cytoplasm localization), producing the protein MDGNDIHNPRNDSRNDRIDRNERNERSESGDDLDESKRISYRSKKERFASTLNSILPSISAKFHSRKNVNTSSDAPTDVTESTGVDYDKSKDRYFMSDGTSVSDYRTAFSSGYQQGSLYQGNNYDTMSNSSKDLNYTPITYASMETSPNYLNSQQIQHPGSSGMPLISPQLQGHVNSMSLPQNSNSLNLKIGNMSAMTNNNLPIPAQPNNVWQSMNSNSTPISLPQSVPDPFEHSNPPVSGLNNTASLVNSGFDRERAHSFGSFQNGSSHYGSDMSLHYSLNNNTASGYPALNAATQNIPAVTTSTNVTTSVPQMQQQEQLTPVVADDVDPALISWVSTNINIPASNQTGFLLPTNTLCISNVFPLQTPGEYGNNNLSHPINLTSTLLASLCSQYGKVLSSRTLRHLNIALVEFETVDSAITALESLQGKELSLLGFPCSAAFAKILSVSDGVGLGEHTLSVKENSTRKPLLHEVFLNTALYQGSNSTFTLQSNLQPPVVISQPSKENISTKNASNVHLSSADNDPCPFKLPPAILADKLDDFQDIIKKFNIKYDVDIVNHMLNNSLQKGPNACDVNNFGPIPQQSVHRQFDAPKLRELRKAFDSNSLSQVEMEQLAIAMLDELPELCLDYSGNTIIQKLYDNCSPIIVDLMLRESHKYLTSMGIHKNGTWVSQKIIKVVKTPRQMDFITKGIQDYCTALFNDQYGNYVIQGVLTFGFPWNSFIFENIMSNFWVIVDNKFGVRAVRACLEANGHMSKEQELLLCSMIILYSEYLSTSNTGTLLVTWYLDSCTFEEKYAMIISSLIPHIVELCSHRLGSLTVLKLLNLRIDQCVKDSILTAIFGDLNDNKPSENLIEILKDNHNGGSFLYKIISSRFLESERKSHLVEKIKIVLLNSNLAHQNKRLIEEVGLTSTGNGNGMSQPIRHRKTISYSHSHESARQSRDHTMPNRVSYPKSIVSAGSYLSPNGITGIGHNENISPDMALYLANSSPNLLYGSRNSQTYQQVPELQDLSLQLEGMKIHNDQNYFGQIQSHTYDTTGMPGHDLLANRLDHDESGYNMSYNYR; encoded by the coding sequence ATGGACGGCAATGATATACATAACCCCAGGAACGACAGTCGTAACGACCGCATCGACCGCAACGAACGCAACGAACGCAGCGAGAGTGGAGATGATCTAGATGAGTCTAAGAGAATATCGTACAGGTCAAAGAAAGAGCGGTTTGCATCGACGCTGAACAGTATCCTGCCTTCGATCAGTGCCAAGTTCCACAGCCGTAAGAACGTCAATACTAGCAGTGACGCCCCTACAGATGTCACGGAGAGCACAGGTGTGGACTACGATAAGTCAAAGGACAGGTATTTCATGAGCGACGGAACTAGCGTCTCCGACTACAGAACCGCGTTCAGCAGCGGATACCAGCAAGGAAGCCTTTACCAGGGCAACAACTATGACACGATGAGCAACTCGAGCAAGGACCTTAATTACACTCCGATCACATACGCGTCTATGGAAACTTCCCCTAACTACTTGAACAGTCAGCAAATACAACACCCAGGCTCTTCCGGAATGCCACTTATTTCACCACAGTTGCAGGGACATGTGAACTCAATGAGCTTGCCACAGAATAGCAATAGCCTAAACTTGAAGATTGGTAATATGAGTGCCATGACTAACAACAACTTGCCTATTCCTGCCCAGCCAAATAACGTCTGGCAGTCTATGAACAGCAACTCAACCCCTATCAGTTTACCACAATCTGTACCCGATCCATTTGAACACAGTAATCCTCCCGTGTCGGGACTAAACAACACTGCAAGCTTGGTAAATTCTGGGTTTGATCGAGAGAGAGCTCACTCCTTCGGAAGTTTTCAAAATGGTTCTTCCCATTACGGCTCCGATATGTCTTTGCATTACTCACTGAACAATAATACCGCATCTGGATACCCAGCACTAAATGCCGCTACTCAGAATATACCAGCTGTTACCACATCCACAAATGTCACAACTAGTGTGCCACAAATGCAACAACAGGAGCAGTTGACACCAGTGGTTGCCGATGACGTCGATCCAGCCCTAATTAGCTGGGTTTCCACTAATATCAATATTCCTGCATCAAACCAAACTGGATTCTTGCTACCAACCAATACGTTATGTATATCTAACGTATTTCCCTTGCAGACACCAGGAGAATACGGTAACAATAACTTGAGCCACCCAATAAACTTGACAAGTACATTATTAGCATCCCTATGTTCACAGTACGGTAAAGTCTTATCTTCCAGAACTTTAAGACACTTAAATATTGCATTGGTAGAGTTCGAAACTGTTGATAGTGCTATAACTGCGCTGGAGTCTTTACAAGGTAAAGAACTCTCTCTGTTGGGATTCCCATGCTCAGCAGCTTTCGCAAAGATCCTATCTGTAAGTGATGGTGTCGGCTTAGGTGAACATACGCTAAGTGTCAAGGAGAACTCAACGAGAAAGCCGCTACTGCACGAGGTTTTTCTCAATACAGCTTTATACCAAGGTAGCAATTCAACATTCACTCTGCAATCAAACCTTCAACCACCAGTGGTCATTTCACAACCTTCCAAGGAAAATATTTCAACGAAGAACGCTTCTAACGTTCACTTATCATCTGCTGATAACGATCCTTGTCCTTTCAAGTTGCCTCCCGCCATTCTAGCAGACAAACTGGATGACTTCCAAGATATAATCAAAAAGTTTAACATAAAGTATGACGTGGACATAGTGAACCACATGCTTAACAATTCATTGCAAAAGGGACCCAATGCTTGTGATGTTAATAATTTTGGACCAATACCACAACAGAGTGTGCATAGACAGTTCGATGCGCCAAAACTAAGGGAATTGAGGAAGGCTTTCGATTCTAACTCTTTGTCTCAAGTGGAAATGGAGCAATTAGCCATCGCCATGCTGGATGAACTACCTGAGCTATGCTTGGATTATTCAGGTAATACGATCATTCAGAAGCTTTATGATAACTGCTCTCCGATCATTGTGGACCTGATGCTGAGGGAATCTCACAAGTACCTGACATCAATGGGTATACACAAGAATGGTACGTGGGTCAgtcaaaaaattataaaagtAGTGAAGACCCCAAGACAGATGGACTTCATAACAAAAGGTATTCAGGATTACTGCACTGCTTTGTTCAACGACCAATATGGTAACTATGTTATCCAAGGCGTGCTAACCTTCGGATTCCCCTGGAATAGCTTCATTTTTGAGAATATAATGTCGAATTTCTGGGTAATCGTAGATAACAAGTTCGGTGTGCGTGCTGTTAGAGCTTGTCTAGAAGCCAATGGGCATATGTCAAAGGAGCAAGAACTTTTGCTTTGTTCAATGATCATTCTATATTCTGAATACTTGTCAACTAGCAACACGGGTACCTTGTTGGTAACATGGTACTTGGACTCCTGcacttttgaagaaaaatatgcaATGATCATTTCAAGCTTAATTCCACATATCGTTGAACTTTGCAGTCACAGGTTGGGCTCTTTAACAGTACTGAAACTTTTGAACTTGAGGATAGATCAATGTGTAAAAGACTCGATCTTGACTGCTATATTTGGTGACTTGAATGACAACAAGCCATCAGAAAATCTGATCGAAATATTAAAGGACAACCACAATGGTGGCTCTTTCCTATACAAGATAATTTCTTCCAGGTTCTTAGAGTCAGAAAGGAAGTCACATTTAGTTGAAAAGATCAAGATAGTACTGTTAAACTCTAATTTAGCCCATCAAAATAAGCGTCtcattgaagaagttgGTTTAACTTCAACTGGCAACGGAAACGGCATGAGCCAACCAATTAGGCACCGAAAGACAATATCATATAGCCACAGTCATGAAAGTGCCAGACAATCGCGGGATCACACAATGCCAAATAGAGTTTCATATCCCAAATCTATTGTTTCAGCAGGCTCTTATCTCTCACCTAATGGTATTACCGGTATCGGGCACAATGAGAACATAAGTCCAGATATGGCATTATATCTAGCCAACAGTAGTCCTAACTTATTGTACGGATCTCGAAATTCGCAGACGTACCAGCAGGTACCAGAATTGCAGGACTTAAGTCTTCAATTGGAAGGTATGAAGATTCATAATGACCAAAATTATTTTGGCCAGATACAATCGCATACATACGATACAACTGGTATGCCTGGTCATGATTTACTTGCCAACAGGCTCGACCATGATGAGAGTGGTTATAATATGAGCTATAACTACAGGTAG
- the CHP1 gene encoding ribosome-associated Tef1p biogenesis chaperone CHP1 (CAGL0H08800g~Ortholog(s) have cytosol, nucleus localization), with protein MSLNTFDPNTAENSEDIEKQFAVVAVEQAETYWKLITSIPGSKLRLTKLDDEIYELFMERFPEYKDIERLRKFDEEELKNKVAKERWRQFANYFEKKVEDFNFGTLLRTDANAEYGQFTTCFVVRIQFYAFEIARNRHGLNDWAVGHQ; from the coding sequence ATGTCTTTGAACACATTTGATCCAAATACTGCTGAAAACTCTGAAGATATTGAGAAGCAATTTGCCGTTGTGGCAGTCGAGCAAGCTGAAACTTATTGGAAGCTTATCACATCTATTCCAGGCTCTAAACTACGTCTTACAAAGTTGGATGATGAAATATATGAACTTTTTATGGAAAGATTCCCAGAAtataaagatattgaaagaTTAAGAAAGTTTGACGAAGAAGAACTAAAGAACAAAGTTGCTAAGGAGAGGTGGAGACAATTTGCAAACTATTTCGAAAAGAAGGTCGAGGACTTCAACTTTGGTACACTTTTGAGAACAGACGCCAATGCTGAGTATGGCCAATTTACTACCTGCTTCGTTGTCCgtattcaattttatgCCTTTGAAATTGCAAGAAACAGACATGGTTTGAACGACTGGGCTGTTGGTCACCAATAA
- the MMT2 gene encoding cation diffusion facilitator family transporter (CAGL0H08822g~Ortholog(s) have role in cellular iron ion homeostasis and mitochondrion localization), with protein MLRLSIPTLSNRALQSSHIIISNKRVVFSRIKLGYALQRYNFTTSSIRNASNKADEDKIEEHGHGHHHNHDHGHIHTHNSVHDSEDSDHRHVHMKQSETEQNDTYSIRSILKHSHTHSPKATYLGTPKAAKAPATHIHSHMHHHGHGHTHSHSGGNPLLVLSAEEIRKNAGVRITWIGLGLNVAIAIGKFIGGIVFHSQALFADAIHALSDMVADFLTLFSVDLASNKPSQKYPYGYGKVETVGSLAVSTILAMAGLSIGWTSICALVGPYVPHAIIESLHQIGLANASHHHHHTVEEITKEVTDINAAWIAAASIAAKEWVFRATRKVAIETNSNVLMANAWHHRVDSLTSFVALITITAGHLFSIQSLDTIGGLIVSILILKAGVHGMTMSLRELVDEAVPSSDPRYIEVETIIDETLAKLVTNNNSKIPYKIKELTVLPSGPNLRAHLTLTVPLQRWNNVLDLGEFELISAHLRKILSEELPSLIKIDIEYVEEVDEKDLIDEKNELEQKN; from the coding sequence ATGTTAAGGCTTTCCATACCCACACTTAGTAATAGAGCATTACAGTCATCGCATATCATCATATCAAATAAGAGAGTTGTATTCTCGAGGATAAAATTAGGCTACGCACTACAGCGTTATAACTTCACTACAAGTTCAATTAGAAACGCTTCAAATAAAGCAGATGAGGACAAAATAGAAGAGCATGGGCATGGCCATCATCATAATCACGATCATGGCCACATCCATACACATAACTCAGTACATGATTCTGAAGATTCTGACCACAGACATGTCCATATGAAGCAATCAGAAACGGAGCAAAATGACACCTATAGCATAAGATCAATACTAAAACATTCCCATACACACTCTCCTAAAGCGACCTATTTAGGAACCCCGAAGGCGGCGAAGGCGCCAGCAACTCATATACATAGCCATATGCATCATCATGGCCATGGGCACACACATTCACATTCAGGTGGTAACCCACTGCTAGTGCTAAGTGCGGAAGAGATTCGAAAGAATGCTGGTGTAAGAATCACGTGGATTGGACTGGGATTAAACGTAGCTATAGCTATTGGTAAGTTTATTGGTGGTATTGTTTTTCATTCACAAGCATTGTTTGCAGATGCCATCCATGCATTAAGTGATATGGTAGCTGATTTTTTAACTTTGTTTTCTGTTGATTTAGCCTCCAACAAGCCATCCCAAAAATATCCCTACGGATATGGTAAAGTGGAAACCGTTGGTTCATTAGCAGTTTCTACTATATTGGCCATGGCAGGTCTATCTATTGGATGGACTTCAATCTGTGCTCTCGTTGGCCCCTATGTTCCCCATGCAATCATTGAATCACTGCACCAGATCGGGCTAGCTAACGCATCTCACCACCATCATCATACTGTAGAAGAAATTACAAAAGAAGTGACAGATATAAATGCGGCATGGATTGCTGCGGCATCTATTGCAGCCAAAGAATGGGTCTTCAGAGCAACAAGAAAAGTAGCTATTGAGACAAATTCAAATGTACTAATGGCGAATGCCTGGCACCATCGTGTTGATTCTCTCACGTCATTTGTGGCTCTTATAACTATTACAGCTGGTCATTTATTCAGTATTCAATCGCTAGATACAATTGGTGGGCTAATTGTTTCTATTCTAATTTTGAAAGCTGGTGTACATGGTATGACTATGTCCCTCCGTGAACTTGTTGACGAAGCGGTACCCTCGAGTGATCCAAGATATATCGAAGTTGAGACtattattgatgaaactCTTGCAAAGCTTGTAACCAATAACAACTCTAAGATACCATATAAGATAAAGGAACTAACTGTTTTACCATCTGGTCCAAATTTGAGGGCACATTTAACTCTAACAGTACCTCTCCAACGTTGGAATAATGTACTTGACTTGGGCGAATTTGAGCTTATTTCTGCTCACCttagaaaaatattatcGGAAGAGTTGCCTTCCCTAATTAAGATTGATATAGAGTATGTTGAAGAAGTGGATGAAAAGGATCTCatagatgaaaaaaatgagttggagcaaaaaaattga
- the DDR48 gene encoding DNA damage-responsive protein 48 (CAGL0H08844g~Putative adhesin-like protein), with the protein MGLFDKVKKAFDDNKGGDDANNNDNDYIKKAEGYLGEERVNQFKSKIGEDNFDKLENTVRNQFSKTSIDDSDKKNNTSYSNDNYGDDSYGSSNKNQSSYGDDSYGSSNKNSYGDDSYGSSNKNKSSYGDDSYGSSNKNSYGDDSYGSSNKNKSSYGDDSYGSSNKNKSSYGDDSYGSSNKNSYGDDSYGSSNKNKNSYGDDSYGSSNKNKSSYGDDSYGSSNKNKSSYGDDSYGSSNKNSYGDDSYGSSNKNSYGDDSYGSSNKNKSSYGDDSYGSSNKNSYGDDSYGSSNKNSYGDDSYGSSNKNRSSYGDDSYGSSNKNKSSYGDDSYESSNKNKSSYGDDSYGSSNKNKSSYGDDSYGSSNKNSYGDDTYGSSNKNSYGDDSYGSSNKNKSSYGDDSYGSSNKNSYGDDSYGSSNKNKSSYGDDSYESSNKNKSSYGDDSYGSSNKNRSSYGDDSYGSSNKNNSSYGDDSYGSSNKNSYGDDSYGSSNKNSYGDDSYGSSNKNKSSYGDDSYGSSNKNSYGDDSYGSSNKNKNSYGDDSYGSSNKNKSSYGDDSYGSSNKNSYGDDSYGSSNKNKNSYGDDSYGSSNKNKSSYGDDSYGSSNKNKSSYGDDSYGSSNKNKSSYGDNSYGDNSYGSNRNSYGNDNYGSNQDSNNRY; encoded by the coding sequence ATGGGTTTGTTCGATAAAGTTAAGAAGGCGTTTGATGACAATAAGGGTGGAGATGATGCCAATAATAATGACAATGACTATATCAAAAAGGCTGAAGGCTACTTAGGAGAGGAACGTGTAAACCAATTCAAAAGTAAAATTGGTGAAGACAATTTCGATAAACTAGAGAATACGGTTAGAAATCAATTCTCAAAAACCTCGATAGACGACAGcgacaagaagaataacACCTCTTACAGCAATGATAACTATGGAGACGACTCCTACGGTTCCTCAAACAAGAACCAGTCCTCTTATGGAGACGACTCTTATGGATCTTCCAATAAGAACTCTTACGGAGACGACTCCTACGGTTCCtcaaacaagaacaagtccTCTTACGGAGATGATTCTTACGGATCTTCCAATAAGAACTCTTATGGTGACGACTCTTATGGCTCAtctaacaagaacaagtccTCTTACGGAGATGACTCCTACGGTTCCtcaaacaagaacaagtccTCTTACGGAGATGATTCTTATGGATCATCTAACAAGAACTCTTACGGAGATGACTCCTACGGTTCCtcaaacaagaacaagaactctTACGGAGACGACTCTTATGGATCTTCCAATAAGAACAAGTCCTCTTACGGAGACGACTCCTATGGCTCAtctaacaagaacaagtccTCTTACGGAGATGATTCTTACGGATCCTCCAATAAGAACTCTTATGGTGACGACTCCTATGGCTCATCTAACAAGAACTCTTATGGTGACGACTCTTATGGATCTTCCAATAAGAACAAGTCCTCTTATGGTGACGACTCCTATGGCTCATCTAACAAGAACTCTTATGGTGACGACTCTTATGGCTCATCTAACAAGAACTCTTATGGTGACGACTCTTATGGATCTTCCAATAAGAACAGGTCCTCTTACGGAGACGACTCTTATGGCTCAtctaacaagaacaagtccTCTTATGGTGACGACTCCTATGAATCTtccaacaagaacaagtccTCTTACGGAGACGACTCTTATGGATCAtctaacaagaacaagtccTCTTACGGAGATGATTCTTACGGATCCTCCAATAAGAACTCTTATGGTGACGACACTTATGGCTCATCTAACAAGAACTCTTATGGTGACGACTCTTATGGATCTTCCAATAAGAACAAGTCCTCTTATGGTGACGACTCCTATGGCTCATCTAACAAGAACTCTTATGGTGACGACTCTTATGGATCTTCCAATAAGAACAAGTCCTCTTATGGTGACGACTCCTATGAATCTtccaacaagaacaagtccTCTTACGGAGACGACTCTTATGGATCTTCCAATAAGAACAGGTCCTCTTACGGAGACGACTCTTATGGCTCATctaacaagaacaactcCTCTTATGGTGACGACTCCTATGGCTCATCTAACAAGAACTCTTATGGTGACGACTCCTATGGCTCATCTAACAAGAACTCTTACGGAGACGACTCTTATGGATCTTCCAATAAGAACAAGTCCTCTTATGGTGACGACTCCTATGGCTCATCTAACAAGAACTCTTATGGTGACGACTCTTATGGGTCAtctaacaagaacaagaactctTACGGAGACGACTCTTATGGATCTTCCAATAAGAACAAGTCCTCTTATGGTGACGACTCCTATGGCTCATCTAACAAGAACTCTTATGGTGACGACTCTTATGGGTCAtctaacaagaacaagaactctTACGGAGACGACTCTTATGGATCTTCCAATAAGAACAAGTCCTCTTATGGTGACGACTCCTATGGCTCAtctaacaagaacaagtccTCTTACGGAGATGACTCCTACGGTTCCtcaaacaagaacaagtccTCTTACGGAGACAACTCTTACGGAGACAATTCATATGGATCAAACAGGAACTCCTACGGCAATGATAACTATGGCTCTAATCAAGATTCTAATAATCGTTACTAA